The proteins below come from a single Micropterus dolomieu isolate WLL.071019.BEF.003 ecotype Adirondacks linkage group LG05, ASM2129224v1, whole genome shotgun sequence genomic window:
- the LOC123971372 gene encoding uncharacterized protein LOC123971372 — protein sequence MQTNFLQLNYNKSDTIIIGPKSLTKNTNNFSLSINNSTLYPSPHIRNLVFDSNLTFEHYINHVTRTAFFHLKNSARLRPSLTFSAAETLIHAFITSRIDYCNSILYGSPAKAQNKLQYIQNSAARLLTTTRTRDNITLVLQNLHLLPVPQRIPYKILLLTHKALHNKAPSYLTDLLYHHNPSCNLCSSDINLLSPQIRTKHRTWGNRAFTIAAPLLFEIAAT from the coding sequence ATGCAAACCAACTTCTTACAACTCAATTACAATAAATCTGACACGATCATCATCGGCCCCAAATCACtcacaaaaaacaccaacaacttCAGCCTTTCCATCAACAACTCCACCTTGTATCCATCCCCACACATCCGCAACCTCGTCTTTGACAGCAACCTCACTTTTGAACACTACATCAACCATGTCACCAGGACTGCCTTCTTTCACCTCAAAAACAGTGCTCGTCTCCGCCCATCACTCAccttctctgctgctgaaaccCTGATCCACGCCTTCATTACATCCAGAATTGACTACTGCAATAGCATCCTCTATGGTTCACCTGCGAAAGCCCAAAATAAACTTCAGTATATACAAAACTCTGCTGCCCGCCTTCTCACCACCACACGCACCCGTGACAATATTACCCTCGTCCTCCAGAATCTTCACCTGCTCCCTGTTCCCCAACGCATTCCGTACAAAATCCTTCTCCTCACACATAAAGCCCTCCATAACAAGGCCCCTTCCTACCTCACAGACCTGCTCTACCACCACAATCCCTCCTGCAACCTCTGCTCCTCTGACATTAACCTCCTCTCACCTCAAATCAGGACCAAGCACCGCACCTGGGGCAACAGAGCTTTCACCATTGCAGCCCCCCTCCTCTTCGAGATTGCAGCGACATAG